One Bradyrhizobium manausense DNA segment encodes these proteins:
- a CDS encoding SDR family NAD(P)-dependent oxidoreductase yields MVKTWFISGSSRGIGRAIAEAALATGDQVVATARDAGRLEPLLGRFAERLRFATLDVTDEVAAQAAVGLAVEAFGGIDVVVNNAGYGELGSVEDTSLESFRQQIDANLIGTIIVTKAAIPVLRQQRRGHIVQFSSVGGRIGAPARAAYSAAKWGVEGFSESLAREMALIGVHVTIVEPGGFRTGFAEAAHGTDEGRAEYDAIVGAAIRMQRDYDGRQPGDPAKAAAVVLKLAEMDRPPLRIALGSDAVNAIAATDRQRLVELDQWRTLSVSTDY; encoded by the coding sequence ATCGTGAAGACCTGGTTCATCAGTGGCAGCTCACGCGGGATCGGGCGGGCCATCGCGGAAGCCGCGCTCGCGACGGGCGACCAAGTGGTTGCGACGGCCCGCGATGCAGGTCGGCTTGAACCGTTACTTGGACGCTTTGCCGAAAGGCTGCGATTCGCAACGCTTGATGTAACCGACGAAGTAGCCGCACAAGCCGCCGTCGGTCTGGCTGTCGAGGCGTTCGGCGGCATCGACGTGGTCGTGAACAATGCCGGCTATGGTGAACTCGGATCAGTCGAGGACACGAGCCTGGAATCGTTCCGGCAGCAGATCGACGCCAATTTGATCGGCACTATTATCGTCACGAAAGCCGCGATCCCCGTGCTGCGCCAGCAGCGCCGCGGGCACATCGTGCAATTCTCCTCGGTTGGTGGCCGGATCGGTGCGCCAGCCCGCGCGGCCTATTCGGCTGCGAAATGGGGCGTCGAGGGCTTCTCGGAATCGCTGGCGCGCGAGATGGCGCTGATCGGCGTGCACGTGACAATCGTCGAGCCAGGCGGCTTCCGCACCGGCTTCGCCGAGGCCGCACATGGCACGGATGAGGGCCGCGCCGAATACGACGCCATTGTCGGTGCCGCCATCAGGATGCAACGCGATTACGACGGCCGTCAGCCCGGCGATCCCGCCAAGGCCGCGGCGGTCGTGCTGAAGCTCGCCGAGATGGATCGTCCGCCTCTGCGCATCGCGCTCGGCAGCGACGCCGTGAACGCCATTGCGGCGACGGATCGGCAGCGCCTCGTTGAACTGGATCAGTGGCGTACGCTCAGCGTCTCGACGGATTACTGA
- a CDS encoding cytochrome P460 family protein, with protein sequence MTFPESDKKKSSYVAVIVLAALLLVVLLTCVPYLVSIAFAEGPATAAASPIFGVTIPGGYKQWELIAPAEEAAPLNELRAVFGNQTAIDAYQDGKLPFPDGTILVKRAWKRTQSPDFASATIPGAATTVQVMVKDSRRYAATGGWGFGRFVNGKSVDEAQHRTCFACHEARAKGHDYVFTRLAP encoded by the coding sequence ATGACGTTCCCCGAATCCGACAAGAAAAAGTCCTCCTATGTCGCGGTCATAGTGCTGGCCGCGCTCCTGCTCGTCGTCCTTCTGACGTGCGTGCCGTATCTGGTCTCGATCGCGTTCGCGGAGGGTCCTGCGACAGCCGCTGCTTCACCGATTTTCGGCGTCACGATTCCCGGTGGCTACAAGCAGTGGGAGCTGATTGCGCCGGCCGAAGAGGCGGCGCCGCTGAATGAACTGCGGGCCGTCTTCGGCAACCAGACCGCCATCGACGCCTATCAGGACGGCAAGCTGCCGTTTCCCGACGGCACCATTCTGGTGAAGCGCGCCTGGAAGCGCACGCAGTCGCCCGACTTCGCATCCGCGACCATTCCCGGCGCCGCCACCACCGTTCAGGTGATGGTGAAGGATTCCAGGAGATATGCCGCGACCGGCGGCTGGGGCTTTGGCCGCTTCGTCAACGGCAAGTCGGTCGACGAGGCGCAACACCGAACCTGCTTCGCCTGCCACGAAGCCCGCGCCAAGGGGCACGACTACGTCTTCACACGACTCGCGCCCTGA
- a CDS encoding alpha/beta fold hydrolase yields MTQIIDQHRRQFLGVAAGTVAAGLGVIDLARAETEAPRSSTSNASFGTIKQINAGVLNVGYAEAGPATGPVAILLHGWPYDIHSFVDVAPILAQAGYRVIIPYLRGYGSTQFLSSETLRNGEPGALAADIIALMDALNIKKAAIAGFDWGARTADIIAALWPERCRSLVSVSGYLISSQAAGNVPLPPAAELQWWYQFYFATERGRAGYEKYTHDFAKLIWKLASPQWKFDDATFDRSAKAFENKDHVAITIHNYRWRLGLAKGEAKYEEIEKKLAATPVIEVPAITMEGDANGAPHPDPSAYAKKFSGRYDYRLITGGIGHNLPQEAPQAFAKAVIDADGSA; encoded by the coding sequence ATGACACAGATTATCGACCAGCATCGCCGCCAGTTCCTCGGCGTCGCCGCCGGCACCGTTGCCGCCGGTCTCGGCGTGATCGACCTCGCGCGTGCCGAAACGGAAGCGCCGCGATCCTCCACATCGAACGCCTCGTTCGGCACGATCAAGCAGATCAACGCGGGCGTGCTGAACGTGGGCTATGCCGAAGCCGGCCCCGCGACCGGCCCGGTCGCGATCCTGCTCCACGGCTGGCCCTACGACATTCACAGCTTCGTCGATGTCGCACCGATTTTGGCGCAGGCCGGCTATCGCGTCATCATTCCATATCTGCGCGGCTACGGCTCGACGCAGTTCCTCTCCAGCGAGACGCTGCGCAACGGCGAGCCGGGCGCGCTGGCCGCCGACATCATCGCGCTGATGGATGCGCTTAACATCAAGAAGGCTGCTATCGCCGGTTTCGACTGGGGTGCGCGCACCGCCGATATCATCGCGGCGCTGTGGCCGGAGCGCTGCCGCTCGCTGGTGTCGGTGAGCGGCTATCTGATCTCCAGCCAGGCGGCGGGCAACGTGCCGCTGCCTCCGGCGGCGGAATTGCAATGGTGGTATCAGTTTTATTTTGCGACCGAGCGCGGCCGCGCCGGCTACGAGAAGTACACGCATGATTTCGCAAAGCTGATCTGGAAGCTGGCCTCGCCGCAGTGGAAGTTCGACGACGCCACCTTCGATCGCAGCGCGAAGGCCTTCGAGAACAAGGATCACGTCGCGATCACGATCCACAATTACCGCTGGCGGCTCGGGCTCGCCAAGGGCGAGGCGAAGTACGAGGAGATCGAAAAGAAGCTCGCGGCAACGCCTGTCATCGAGGTGCCTGCTATCACGATGGAAGGCGACGCCAACGGTGCGCCGCACCCCGATCCCAGCGCCTACGCCAAGAAGTTCTCCGGCCGCTACGATTATCGCCTGATCACCGGCGGCATCGGTCACAATCTTCCGCAGGAAGCACCGCAGGCCTTCGCCAAGGCCGTCATTGACGCCGATGGTAGCGCCTGA
- a CDS encoding organic hydroperoxide resistance protein: protein MSQTEKLLYTARTHTIGGRQDGMSRSSDGRLDVRLSPPGGAGIGTNPEQLFAAGWSACFEGAMEIAARKRKIVLPSKSAIDAEIDLVLDEGAYALRARLGVSLPGLDRDVARDLIDEAHQTCPYSKAVRGNIDVTVDLI from the coding sequence ATGAGCCAAACGGAAAAACTGCTCTACACGGCGCGAACCCACACCATTGGAGGGCGTCAGGACGGGATGTCCCGCAGCTCCGATGGTCGCCTCGATGTGCGGCTGTCGCCGCCGGGCGGGGCCGGCATCGGCACCAATCCCGAACAGTTGTTCGCCGCCGGCTGGTCCGCCTGCTTCGAGGGCGCCATGGAGATCGCGGCCCGCAAGCGGAAAATCGTGCTTCCGAGCAAAAGTGCGATCGATGCCGAAATCGATCTCGTGCTTGACGAGGGCGCCTATGCGCTCAGAGCGCGTCTTGGTGTCAGCCTGCCCGGTCTCGACCGCGACGTCGCGCGCGATCTCATCGATGAGGCGCACCAGACCTGTCCGTATTCCAAGGCCGTTCGCGGCAACATCGACGTGACGGTCGATCTGATCTGA